A genomic segment from Sulfitobacter mediterraneus encodes:
- a CDS encoding nucleotide sugar dehydrogenase encodes MKIAVFGIGYVGLSNAVLLAQNNTVVAVDLDADRVAQLNARCSPIEDPELEDWLATKDLDLTATTDSAGAMAQATFVVVATPTDYDPKTDFFDTSSVEAVIHAAAQDAPDATVVIKSTVPVGFISRMRTAVGSDNILFCPEFLREGMALHDNLHPSRIVVGADTTAARTFAELLVQGAEAQDIPLLFTGPEEAESIKLFANTYLAMRVAFFNELDSYALSQNMDARQIIEGIGLDPRIGTHYNNPSFGYGGYCLPKDTKQLLANYSDVPQNLMRAVVDANRTRKDFIADQIISRAPKVVGIHRLVMKAGSDNFRQSSVQGVIRRIRAAGIDVVIYEPALEAETFMGCSVINDLATFKQRSDVVVANRASEDLDDVAGKVFTRDIFGLS; translated from the coding sequence ATGAAAATTGCCGTATTCGGTATCGGTTATGTGGGCCTGTCCAATGCCGTTTTGTTGGCCCAGAACAACACCGTCGTTGCCGTGGATTTGGACGCAGATCGCGTTGCACAATTGAATGCGCGCTGCTCCCCCATCGAAGACCCGGAACTCGAAGACTGGCTGGCCACCAAGGATCTTGATCTGACCGCCACAACCGACAGCGCCGGCGCCATGGCGCAGGCCACCTTTGTCGTGGTTGCCACGCCCACGGATTACGATCCCAAAACCGATTTCTTTGACACGTCATCCGTCGAGGCCGTGATCCACGCGGCTGCTCAAGACGCCCCCGATGCCACGGTTGTCATCAAATCCACCGTTCCGGTTGGTTTCATATCGCGCATGCGTACTGCGGTGGGATCGGACAACATCCTGTTCTGCCCCGAATTCCTGCGCGAAGGCATGGCGCTGCATGACAACCTGCACCCTTCCCGGATCGTTGTAGGTGCCGATACAACCGCTGCACGCACCTTTGCCGAACTGCTGGTCCAAGGGGCCGAGGCGCAGGACATCCCGCTTCTGTTCACCGGCCCCGAAGAAGCAGAATCAATCAAGCTTTTTGCCAATACCTATCTGGCCATGCGCGTTGCCTTCTTTAACGAGTTGGACAGCTATGCGCTGAGCCAAAACATGGACGCCCGCCAGATCATCGAAGGCATCGGACTCGACCCGCGCATCGGCACCCATTACAACAATCCCTCCTTCGGATATGGCGGTTATTGCCTGCCCAAGGACACAAAACAATTGTTGGCAAATTATTCGGATGTGCCGCAGAATCTGATGCGGGCGGTGGTCGATGCAAACCGCACCCGCAAGGATTTCATCGCAGATCAGATCATATCCCGCGCCCCGAAGGTTGTCGGCATTCACCGTCTGGTGATGAAAGCCGGTTCCGACAATTTCCGCCAAAGTTCCGTGCAAGGCGTGATCCGCCGCATCCGCGCCGCTGGCATTGACGTGGTGATTTACGAGCCTGCCCTTGAGGCTGAAACTTTCATGGGCTGCTCGGTCATCAACGATCTGGCGACCTTCAAGCAACGCAGCGATGTGGTCGTGGCAAACCGTGCCTCCGAAGACCTTGACGATGTGGCAGGCAAAGTCTTCACCCGCGATATTTTTGGCCTCAGCTGA